From a region of the Aeoliella mucimassa genome:
- a CDS encoding sulfotransferase-like domain-containing protein, with translation MWSGPRNISTALMRSWGSRPDTVVVDEPLYSHYLVHTGFTHHPEWDLIIRHHESDWQKVVETLLAPLPQNKTVFYQKHMAHHLFDHMSLDWTEQLVNVFLIRDPRDMLLSLSEFFPQPAIEETALPQQVNLFRREQQRTGKTPAVIDSRDVLLNPHGLLEQLCEAVGVDFDPCMLTWEAGPRDTDGIWEKHWYSNVIESTSFGNYRPKMADVPPHLQELYAECQALYDELAAHKLMP, from the coding sequence ATGTGGTCCGGGCCGCGAAATATTTCGACGGCCCTAATGCGATCCTGGGGAAGCCGGCCCGACACAGTGGTGGTCGACGAGCCATTGTATTCCCACTATCTGGTGCACACTGGATTCACCCATCATCCCGAATGGGATTTGATCATCCGCCATCACGAATCGGATTGGCAGAAGGTCGTGGAAACGTTGCTGGCTCCATTGCCGCAGAATAAGACCGTGTTTTACCAGAAACACATGGCTCATCACCTGTTCGATCACATGTCGCTCGATTGGACCGAGCAGCTAGTCAACGTGTTTTTGATTCGCGACCCGCGGGATATGTTGCTCTCACTCTCTGAGTTTTTCCCTCAGCCTGCGATCGAGGAAACTGCGCTGCCGCAACAGGTGAACCTTTTCCGCCGCGAGCAGCAACGTACCGGCAAGACTCCTGCCGTGATCGACTCTCGCGACGTGTTGCTCAATCCCCATGGGCTTCTGGAGCAACTGTGCGAAGCAGTGGGAGTGGACTTTGATCCCTGCATGCTTACCTGGGAAGCGGGGCCGCGCGATACCGATGGCATCTGGGAGAAGCACTGGTACTCGAATGTGATCGAGTCGACCAGTTTTGGAAACTATCGACCCAAGATGGCCGACGTGCCTCCCCATTTGCAGGAGCTATATGCCGAGTGCCAGGCACTTTACGACGAGCTTGCCGCGCATAAACTCATGCCCTAA
- a CDS encoding aminotransferase class IV — MLQQFDPRNKDLIININGKLSHRDEAGVSPFDSVVQGGDAVWEGLRLYNGRIFKLEEHLERLFHSAKALSFAEIPTRDHIVGEIRRTLEANNMRDEVHIRLTLTRGVKITSGMDPRLNQAGPTLIVLAEFKRPVYDKTGITLHTSSFRRSSPDVLDPKIHHNNLLNSILAKLQATAAGADDALMLDGRGFVAETNATHVFMVTGGVVATSTTAACPEGITRATVLQLCKQLEIPHEVRDISVPEVLRADEVFCTGTMGELAPVTALDGNKIGVGAGGPMVARLGQAYRELTASSGTVVVD, encoded by the coding sequence ATGCTGCAGCAATTCGATCCGCGAAACAAAGATCTGATCATCAATATCAATGGCAAGCTGTCGCACCGCGACGAAGCGGGCGTGAGCCCCTTCGACTCGGTGGTGCAGGGGGGCGATGCCGTGTGGGAAGGGCTGCGGCTCTATAATGGTCGCATCTTCAAGCTCGAGGAGCACCTTGAGCGGTTGTTCCACTCGGCCAAGGCCCTGTCGTTTGCCGAGATCCCCACTCGCGACCACATTGTCGGGGAGATTCGTCGCACGCTCGAAGCAAACAACATGCGCGACGAGGTACATATTCGGCTCACCCTCACGCGCGGCGTGAAGATCACCAGCGGTATGGACCCTCGGCTGAATCAGGCAGGGCCGACGCTCATCGTGCTGGCCGAGTTCAAACGCCCGGTGTACGACAAAACCGGCATCACGCTCCACACCAGTTCGTTCCGCCGCTCCTCGCCCGATGTGCTCGATCCCAAGATCCACCATAACAACCTGCTGAACAGCATCCTGGCCAAGCTGCAAGCTACCGCAGCAGGCGCCGATGATGCGTTGATGCTCGATGGGCGGGGATTCGTCGCCGAGACCAATGCCACCCACGTGTTTATGGTGACCGGGGGAGTCGTCGCCACGTCGACCACCGCTGCCTGCCCCGAAGGCATTACGCGGGCCACGGTACTGCAGCTTTGCAAGCAGCTGGAGATTCCTCACGAAGTCCGCGACATCTCGGTGCCCGAGGTCCTGCGTGCCGACGAAGTCTTCTGCACCGGAACCATGGGCGAGCTGGCACCTGTCACCGCGCTGGATGGCAACAAGATCGGCGTCGGGGCAGGGGGGCCGATGGTCGCACGCCTGGGCCAAGCCTACCGCGAACTCACTGCGAGCAGTGGAACCGTGGTGGTCGACTAA
- the hpt gene encoding hypoxanthine phosphoribosyltransferase, with protein MKTLYSREELHQGVSAMAAEIAECYKDRHLTIVGVLTGSLVLVADLIRLLDLPMRVGVIAASSYRGATTTRGELSINDELMLDIRGRDVLLVDDIFDTGHTLVKVMEKMQEYEPNSLRSAVLLRKHGRQEVQADPDFVAFNIPDEFVVGYGLDYEDMYRNLPFLGALEEDDLKAHAETVKQHQL; from the coding sequence ATGAAAACCCTTTATTCCCGCGAAGAACTGCACCAAGGTGTCTCGGCCATGGCCGCTGAGATTGCCGAGTGCTACAAGGACCGCCATCTGACGATTGTCGGCGTCCTTACTGGTAGCCTGGTGCTGGTAGCAGACCTGATTCGCCTGCTCGATTTACCGATGCGAGTGGGAGTGATCGCCGCCAGTAGTTACCGCGGAGCCACCACCACCCGCGGCGAGCTGTCGATCAACGACGAACTGATGCTCGACATTCGCGGGCGGGATGTGCTGCTGGTCGACGACATCTTCGACACCGGACACACGCTGGTGAAGGTGATGGAGAAGATGCAGGAGTACGAGCCAAACTCGCTGCGTTCGGCCGTGTTGCTTCGGAAACATGGCCGCCAGGAAGTGCAGGCCGACCCCGACTTCGTCGCGTTCAACATCCCCGACGAGTTCGTCGTGGGATACGGCCTGGACTACGAAGACATGTACCGCAATCTTCCATTCCTTGGTGCGCTTGAAGAAGACGACCTGAAGGCGCACGCCGAAACGGTCAAGCAGCATCAGCTGTAG
- a CDS encoding NupC/NupG family nucleoside CNT transporter — protein MERLVSVLGLVVMIALAWAMSPHRNRIPWRVVAGGLGLQFVFALLILRTTTGLEFFEWLGTLFQGMMNFVDEGSAVLFALNGSPEDIGSTPRLALLSAFAFGVLPTIIFFSSLMSVLYHLGIMQLVVRGLAFVMQKTLGTSGAETLSAAANIFVGQTEAPLVVRPYVGKMTMSELMVVMVGGFATIAGGVMAIYVRMGISAGHLMTASVISAPAALLIAKVMQPEVETPETMGKTASHMERKTGNVIEAAAEGASAGLHLALNVGAMLIAFVALVAMLNFLIGYAGQQFGFTGDAVWTLEKGFGYVFYPFAWLMGIASDDCFQAGQVLGTKMVLNEFVAYDQLKTYAENEAFHDAEHTKTILTYALCGFANFSSIGIQLGGIGGIAPERRGDLAKLGLRAMLGGTLAAFMTACIASLLYVAPAAG, from the coding sequence ATGGAACGTCTTGTAAGTGTGCTGGGTCTGGTAGTGATGATCGCTCTCGCCTGGGCGATGAGTCCTCACCGCAATCGCATTCCCTGGCGTGTCGTTGCTGGTGGTCTGGGACTCCAGTTCGTGTTTGCCTTGTTGATCCTACGAACCACTACTGGCCTCGAGTTCTTTGAGTGGCTCGGCACCTTGTTTCAAGGAATGATGAACTTCGTCGACGAAGGTTCGGCGGTTCTCTTTGCCTTGAACGGATCGCCGGAAGATATCGGCTCGACTCCTCGTTTGGCGTTGCTCAGCGCGTTTGCCTTTGGGGTGTTACCGACCATCATCTTCTTCTCGTCCTTGATGTCGGTGCTCTATCACTTGGGCATCATGCAATTGGTGGTCCGAGGACTGGCCTTTGTCATGCAGAAGACACTCGGTACTTCCGGTGCCGAGACCCTGTCGGCCGCGGCCAATATTTTCGTAGGACAGACCGAAGCTCCCCTCGTGGTGCGTCCTTACGTGGGCAAAATGACGATGTCGGAACTGATGGTCGTCATGGTAGGTGGCTTCGCGACCATTGCCGGCGGTGTGATGGCCATCTACGTTCGCATGGGCATTAGCGCCGGCCATTTGATGACGGCTTCGGTCATTTCGGCTCCGGCAGCACTGCTGATTGCCAAGGTCATGCAACCCGAAGTGGAAACGCCAGAGACTATGGGAAAAACCGCTTCGCACATGGAGCGGAAGACTGGCAACGTGATCGAAGCCGCTGCCGAAGGGGCGTCGGCCGGGCTGCACCTGGCCCTGAACGTCGGTGCGATGCTCATCGCCTTTGTCGCTTTGGTAGCGATGCTCAATTTTCTAATAGGCTATGCAGGCCAACAGTTTGGCTTTACCGGCGATGCTGTGTGGACACTCGAAAAGGGTTTCGGGTACGTCTTCTATCCCTTCGCCTGGTTGATGGGCATCGCCAGCGACGACTGTTTCCAGGCGGGACAGGTATTGGGTACCAAAATGGTGCTCAATGAATTCGTCGCGTACGATCAATTAAAAACCTACGCGGAGAACGAAGCCTTCCACGATGCAGAACACACGAAAACCATCCTGACCTACGCCCTCTGCGGCTTCGCGAACTTCTCCTCCATCGGCATCCAACTCGGCGGCATCGGCGGCATTGCCCCGGAGCGTCGCGGCGATCTGGCCAAACTCGGCCTGCGTGCCATGCTCGGGGGAACCCTGGCCGCGTTCATGACCGCTTGCATTGCCAGTTTGCTGTACGTGGCCCCCGCGGCTGGCTAA
- the upp gene encoding uracil phosphoribosyltransferase codes for MLSKSPEITAGVFEVDHPLIECHLSALRSVNTTPLSFRSHVRRLATLLAYEATRDLAVEPTPVTTPLAETEGGKLTNRIGLIPILRAGLGMVDPVLDLIPTAEVWHLGLYRDEDTAQPVEYYSKLPPGRPVDVALVVDPMLATGGSMLAALETLEKWGVKQLKLLSIIASAEGIEIVEKAYPQAQIYVCKIDPVLNDVKYIVPGLGDAGDRIFNTLG; via the coding sequence ATGCTGTCCAAAAGTCCCGAGATTACCGCGGGTGTATTCGAAGTCGACCATCCGTTGATCGAATGCCACTTGTCGGCACTGCGTAGCGTAAACACCACCCCACTGTCGTTTCGCTCGCACGTTCGCCGATTGGCAACGCTGCTGGCCTACGAGGCAACCCGCGACCTGGCCGTGGAACCGACGCCGGTTACCACTCCGCTAGCCGAGACCGAAGGTGGCAAGCTCACCAACCGCATCGGCCTGATCCCAATCCTGCGGGCGGGGCTCGGCATGGTCGACCCGGTGCTCGACCTGATACCCACGGCCGAAGTTTGGCATCTGGGACTCTACCGCGACGAAGACACCGCCCAACCGGTCGAGTACTACAGCAAGCTCCCGCCGGGTCGCCCGGTGGATGTCGCCTTGGTAGTCGACCCGATGCTGGCAACCGGCGGCTCGATGCTCGCGGCTTTGGAAACGCTCGAGAAGTGGGGCGTGAAGCAACTGAAGTTGCTATCGATCATTGCTTCGGCCGAAGGGATCGAGATCGTCGAGAAGGCGTACCCACAAGCACAAATCTACGTGTGCAAAATCGACCCTGTACTGAACGACGTTAAATACATTGTGCCAGGCCTCGGCGACGCTGGCGACCGCATTTTCAATACCCTCGGCTAA
- a CDS encoding endonuclease/exonuclease/phosphatase family protein: MPTLLLPACLLITCLVAAGARAEMPAKDDSVIRVATYNVSFYRNRAGQLLEDLQAEDAQAQKIAEVIRRVQPDMLLLNEFDYQAPNHINTAMYFSCEFFYLKREGLSEVRLARPTYLPVNTGVPSGLDIDGDGSTDGPNDCFGYGRYPGQYGMAAYARWRPDMRKVRTFQKFLWKDMPGAKLPVDPKTGESYYSDEILNVFRLSSKSHWDVPIKVKTGDQTWTLHLLCSHPTPPVFDGPEDRNGRRNHDEIRLWADYIDPARSDYLVDDQGHRGGLEAGAHFVILGDLNADPVDGDSAGENINQLLNHPLINASSTPTSEGAVEASRLQAELNAKHHGDASHDTADFSGDGHGNLRVDYVLPSQTLQVVHSGVFWPKPGEPGSEAIRATDHRLVWVDLKLPPADQPAAD; this comes from the coding sequence ATGCCAACGCTGCTGCTACCCGCTTGTTTGCTAATTACTTGCCTGGTTGCCGCGGGAGCCAGGGCCGAAATGCCGGCGAAGGACGACTCGGTGATCCGCGTGGCGACTTACAATGTGTCGTTCTATCGCAACCGCGCGGGGCAGCTGCTGGAAGACTTGCAAGCCGAAGATGCACAAGCACAGAAGATCGCCGAAGTCATCCGGCGAGTGCAGCCTGACATGCTGTTGCTCAATGAATTTGATTATCAGGCTCCTAATCACATCAACACAGCGATGTATTTCTCTTGCGAATTCTTCTATTTGAAGAGAGAGGGACTCTCAGAGGTTCGTCTTGCGCGACCAACCTATCTGCCAGTCAACACTGGTGTGCCGAGCGGGCTGGACATCGATGGCGATGGCTCGACCGATGGTCCCAACGACTGTTTTGGCTACGGTCGCTACCCAGGCCAGTATGGCATGGCCGCTTACGCTCGCTGGCGACCCGACATGCGCAAAGTTCGCACGTTCCAGAAGTTTCTCTGGAAGGACATGCCTGGTGCCAAGCTTCCGGTCGATCCGAAGACGGGCGAGTCGTATTATAGCGACGAGATCTTGAACGTGTTTCGCTTGTCGTCGAAGAGCCATTGGGATGTGCCGATCAAGGTGAAGACCGGCGATCAAACCTGGACTCTGCACCTACTCTGCTCGCATCCGACGCCGCCGGTGTTCGATGGCCCAGAAGATCGCAACGGCCGGCGAAACCATGACGAGATCCGCTTGTGGGCCGACTACATCGATCCCGCTCGTAGCGACTACCTGGTCGACGACCAGGGCCACCGTGGCGGGCTCGAAGCGGGTGCTCACTTCGTGATCCTGGGTGACTTGAACGCCGACCCGGTCGATGGCGACTCGGCCGGCGAGAACATCAACCAACTGCTCAACCACCCGCTGATCAACGCCAGCAGTACGCCGACTAGTGAAGGAGCGGTCGAGGCCAGTCGGCTGCAGGCAGAGCTTAACGCCAAGCACCACGGCGACGCGAGTCACGACACGGCCGACTTCTCCGGCGATGGGCATGGTAACCTGCGGGTCGACTACGTGTTACCATCACAGACGCTGCAGGTTGTTCACTCCGGCGTGTTCTGGCCCAAGCCCGGCGAGCCCGGCAGCGAAGCGATTCGCGCGACCGATCATCGGTTGGTGTGGGTCGATCTCAAGCTACCGCCGGCGGACCAGCCAGCCGCCGACTAG
- a CDS encoding peroxidase family protein, whose amino-acid sequence MITRIAAFAVCVLALSSLATAQPYRTFDGSSNNTLNPSWGQAGTAFLRLAPDSYPDGLGEVYTPSPARPNPRLISNTMFAQSGSVDSATGLTSGVWQWGQFLDHDITLAHTNSAEPMMIMAPADDPYGMTMIPTSRSVVASGEGELRQQENSLTSYIDGSNVYGSDAATAQALRAGVGGRMLTSAGDLLPTTDMAQVADVKMDNSGNPATMFVAGDIRANEQPGLTAMHTLFVREHNRIADALAAMPEYDAVADDDLLYLKARTIVGAEMQSITYNEFLPMLMGAYAPEVADYQYDPSVNAGIANEFSTAMFRLGHTMLNENLLLAGEDGEVVGQIGLRDAYFMGASYLQDSPELVDKLLMGLATQTSQEIDTQVVDDVRNFLFANVQGMGLDLAAINIERGREHGLADYNTMRTTYGEIVADLPSFEEIDLTAAESFAELDVDPTVIAQIESLYDDVNNLDPWVLALAENHVEGTNLGALLLAGLADQFTRLRDGDAHFYMGNSYLWTDEVTSIVDFDDLHLMDIVSWNTEMKHSPMDFFQSTRVPEPSTMVLLALGLVGGWLVRRR is encoded by the coding sequence ATGATTACACGAATCGCCGCGTTTGCTGTTTGTGTGCTGGCTTTAAGCTCGCTGGCAACGGCTCAGCCGTATCGCACCTTCGATGGTTCGAGCAACAACACATTGAATCCCAGTTGGGGACAGGCCGGAACCGCGTTCCTCAGGCTCGCGCCCGACAGCTACCCCGATGGGCTTGGCGAGGTCTACACCCCCTCGCCCGCCCGCCCGAATCCGCGACTGATCAGCAACACGATGTTTGCCCAGTCGGGCTCGGTCGACTCCGCGACTGGACTCACCAGCGGAGTCTGGCAGTGGGGACAATTTTTGGATCACGACATTACCCTCGCCCACACCAATTCGGCCGAACCAATGATGATCATGGCACCTGCCGACGATCCTTATGGAATGACGATGATTCCGACCTCGCGTTCGGTTGTCGCTAGCGGCGAAGGAGAACTGCGGCAGCAGGAGAACTCGCTCACGAGCTACATCGATGGTTCCAACGTGTATGGTTCCGACGCGGCGACCGCTCAAGCACTTCGCGCAGGGGTGGGCGGGCGGATGCTCACCTCGGCGGGCGATCTACTGCCGACCACCGACATGGCTCAGGTAGCCGACGTAAAGATGGATAACAGCGGCAATCCGGCAACCATGTTCGTGGCTGGCGACATTCGCGCTAACGAGCAACCCGGCCTGACTGCGATGCACACGCTGTTTGTCCGCGAACACAACCGCATCGCCGACGCCCTGGCGGCGATGCCGGAGTACGACGCGGTGGCCGACGACGACCTTCTTTACTTAAAGGCACGCACCATCGTCGGTGCGGAGATGCAGTCGATCACCTACAACGAGTTCCTGCCGATGCTGATGGGAGCCTACGCTCCCGAGGTGGCCGACTACCAGTACGATCCCTCGGTGAACGCTGGGATTGCGAACGAGTTCTCGACCGCCATGTTCCGCTTGGGCCACACGATGCTCAACGAGAACCTGCTGTTGGCCGGCGAGGATGGGGAAGTCGTCGGCCAGATCGGTTTGCGCGACGCCTACTTCATGGGGGCAAGCTACTTACAAGATTCTCCTGAGCTAGTCGATAAACTGTTGATGGGCCTGGCGACCCAGACTTCGCAAGAGATCGACACCCAAGTGGTCGACGACGTTCGCAACTTCCTGTTCGCCAACGTGCAAGGGATGGGACTCGACCTAGCCGCGATCAACATCGAACGAGGTCGCGAGCATGGTCTGGCCGACTATAACACGATGCGAACCACCTACGGGGAGATCGTTGCCGATCTGCCTAGCTTCGAAGAGATCGACCTCACCGCTGCGGAGTCGTTTGCCGAGCTAGATGTCGATCCGACGGTGATCGCTCAGATTGAATCGCTGTACGACGACGTGAACAACCTGGATCCATGGGTCCTGGCCCTCGCCGAGAACCATGTGGAAGGAACCAACTTGGGGGCCCTGCTGCTGGCCGGACTGGCCGACCAGTTCACCCGCCTGCGCGACGGCGACGCCCACTTCTACATGGGCAACTCGTACCTGTGGACCGACGAGGTGACCTCGATCGTCGATTTCGACGACTTGCACCTGATGGACATCGTGAGTTGGAACACCGAGATGAAGCACTCGCCGATGGATTTCTTCCAGAGCACACGGGTACCCGAGCCGAGCACGATGGTGCTACTCGCTCTGGGCCTAGTCGGCGGCTGGCTGGTCCGCCGGCGGTAG
- the hemQ gene encoding hydrogen peroxide-dependent heme synthase translates to MSRPPMPSAPVDVHPLHPAAGGWHCSHLYYSFDRGVLSGMSAEQISTGSQEFIAALDAAGPDAPMRLQSSIISGHKADFGLMMMDPDPLKIDAVHQRLMASKLGPALKLGYSFVSVTEISEYVPSVEQYGQRLVVEGETEGSPSWTAKVKAYEGRLGAMNRQRLTPEFPPYRATCFYPMNKKRKVGENWFTLPKSERNRMMSEHARSGMAYAGKVSQLITVALGMDDWEWGVTLWGANPEFLKDIVYQMRFDEASARFAEFGPFLISYVSPANSILEHCRIR, encoded by the coding sequence ATGTCCCGCCCTCCGATGCCCTCCGCACCTGTCGACGTTCACCCGCTGCACCCTGCTGCAGGCGGCTGGCACTGCAGCCATCTGTACTATTCGTTCGACCGCGGCGTGCTGAGCGGTATGTCGGCCGAGCAGATCTCGACCGGCAGCCAGGAGTTCATCGCCGCGCTCGATGCCGCAGGGCCTGATGCCCCGATGCGGCTGCAATCGTCGATCATTAGCGGTCATAAGGCCGATTTTGGGCTGATGATGATGGATCCCGACCCGCTGAAAATCGATGCGGTGCATCAACGGCTGATGGCCTCGAAATTGGGCCCGGCGCTAAAGCTTGGCTACTCGTTTGTGTCGGTTACCGAAATTAGCGAGTACGTGCCGAGCGTCGAGCAGTACGGGCAGCGGCTTGTGGTCGAGGGGGAGACCGAGGGGAGTCCCAGCTGGACCGCCAAGGTGAAAGCCTACGAAGGGCGGCTGGGTGCGATGAATCGCCAGCGGCTGACTCCTGAATTCCCCCCCTACCGGGCTACCTGCTTCTACCCCATGAACAAGAAGCGAAAGGTCGGCGAAAACTGGTTTACGCTGCCGAAAAGCGAGCGAAACCGCATGATGAGCGAGCACGCCCGCAGCGGAATGGCCTACGCCGGCAAGGTGAGCCAGCTGATCACGGTCGCCCTGGGAATGGACGACTGGGAGTGGGGCGTCACGCTCTGGGGCGCGAATCCCGAGTTCCTGAAGGACATCGTGTACCAGATGCGATTCGACGAAGCGAGCGCCAGATTCGCTGAATTTGGGCCGTTTTTGATCAGCTATGTAAGTCCCGCGAATTCGATACTAGAACATTGCAGAATCAGATAA
- a CDS encoding OprO/OprP family phosphate-selective porin, translating to MHGTSIQAATPLLAYPQDLASSANQSSEAPSLSLAAIGSSTPRELASLNERVEQLEALLEEQQAAAEKKKAEASGKPTLKINGRIHLDAWSFPETSPGIGYFEHPAAALPDFGQDPDDRIFFRRIRLRFQGEAFETMVYRMQIDWNSADSGEMKDMYIGFKELPVLGTLLIGNQKRPLGLDHLNSSRFNIFIERPLVIEAFNEDARRIGIASYNHTSDESYAWCIGSYLMENVTLDGEYIGDTLQASGNARLVHSPWYDEACDGRNYVHFAIAGMLGHPDGDADPTDANSNEGRFRTRSEVRSQSRWLNTGRIPGADWYEVAGVESIVNLGPLQFVGEYQSTWLQRDDETVGTGPDLHFHGAYCYVSYMLTGEHVPYNRTSGTIGRVEPRQNFFLVDSCNDGVAAGWGAWQLAVRYSYLDLTDQDIAGGVENNVSFGLVWYFNPYSSMQFNAVYGDIENHEAVEGFTDGHFTALGTRLRIDF from the coding sequence ATGCACGGTACATCGATTCAAGCTGCGACACCACTGCTAGCTTATCCACAGGACTTGGCCAGTTCGGCGAATCAATCGTCCGAAGCCCCCTCGCTTTCGCTTGCGGCTATTGGTTCATCCACGCCAAGGGAACTGGCTTCGCTCAACGAGCGGGTGGAACAACTCGAGGCCCTACTCGAAGAACAACAAGCCGCGGCAGAGAAGAAAAAAGCCGAAGCGTCTGGCAAGCCAACCCTCAAGATCAATGGACGCATCCACTTGGATGCCTGGAGCTTTCCCGAGACCTCGCCTGGCATTGGTTACTTCGAACATCCTGCGGCCGCTCTGCCCGACTTCGGACAAGATCCAGACGATCGCATTTTCTTTCGCCGTATTCGCTTGCGGTTTCAAGGCGAAGCCTTCGAAACCATGGTGTATCGCATGCAGATCGACTGGAACTCGGCCGACTCGGGCGAGATGAAGGACATGTACATCGGGTTCAAAGAGCTTCCCGTGCTGGGAACCTTGCTCATCGGCAACCAGAAACGCCCGCTCGGCCTCGATCATCTGAATAGCAGTCGCTTCAATATCTTCATCGAACGCCCGCTGGTGATCGAAGCGTTCAACGAAGACGCGCGGCGGATCGGAATCGCTTCGTACAATCACACGAGCGACGAGTCGTACGCCTGGTGCATCGGCAGCTACCTGATGGAGAATGTGACACTCGATGGCGAATACATTGGCGACACGCTGCAGGCGAGCGGCAACGCCCGCCTGGTACACAGCCCTTGGTACGACGAGGCTTGCGACGGCCGGAACTACGTGCACTTTGCCATCGCTGGCATGCTGGGTCATCCCGATGGCGATGCCGACCCGACCGATGCCAATAGCAATGAAGGGCGGTTTCGGACTCGTTCCGAGGTCCGCAGCCAGTCGCGGTGGCTCAACACCGGGCGTATTCCGGGCGCCGATTGGTACGAAGTGGCCGGCGTCGAGAGCATCGTGAATCTTGGCCCCCTGCAGTTTGTCGGCGAGTACCAGTCGACTTGGTTGCAGAGGGACGACGAGACGGTCGGCACTGGACCCGACCTGCACTTCCACGGAGCGTACTGCTACGTCTCCTACATGCTGACCGGTGAGCACGTACCGTACAATCGCACGTCGGGGACCATTGGTCGCGTAGAACCTCGACAGAACTTCTTTCTCGTCGACAGCTGCAACGATGGGGTAGCCGCAGGCTGGGGTGCCTGGCAACTGGCGGTGCGTTATTCGTACCTCGACCTGACCGACCAGGACATCGCGGGAGGAGTGGAGAACAACGTAAGCTTCGGCCTGGTGTGGTACTTTAATCCCTACTCGTCGATGCAATTCAACGCGGTCTACGGCGACATCGAGAATCACGAGGCGGTCGAAGGGTTTACCGACGGCCACTTCACCGCCTTGGGCACTCGGTTGCGAATCGACTTCTAG
- a CDS encoding MarC family protein, with the protein MTDFIHATALLLALLNPFLVIIYLLDVIRKVDGLTFRRVLIGAAAIASAVFCCFALLGEAIFTSLIHAEFASFQVFGGIVFLLIGVQFVFKGPTAIEILRGDSDNLAGAIAMPVLIGPGTISASVVIGKRLPPLESCLAIMAAVSVSVAIMLVLKSLHDLLRESRKGIIDRYIEIAGRVTALYVGTVAVEMIMQGIRSWAAQF; encoded by the coding sequence ATGACAGATTTTATTCACGCGACCGCACTACTGCTCGCGTTGCTCAACCCGTTTCTGGTGATCATCTACCTGCTCGACGTGATTCGCAAGGTCGATGGGCTTACGTTTCGTCGGGTGCTGATCGGGGCGGCGGCCATCGCCTCGGCGGTGTTCTGCTGCTTTGCCCTGTTGGGCGAGGCGATTTTCACCAGTCTCATCCACGCCGAGTTTGCCTCGTTCCAAGTGTTCGGCGGTATCGTCTTCCTCCTTATCGGCGTGCAGTTTGTCTTCAAGGGACCGACGGCCATCGAAATCCTGCGAGGCGATTCCGACAACCTGGCCGGGGCGATCGCCATGCCGGTACTGATTGGGCCAGGTACCATCAGCGCCAGCGTGGTGATTGGCAAGCGGCTTCCTCCCTTGGAATCGTGCCTCGCGATTATGGCCGCGGTCAGCGTTTCAGTGGCGATCATGCTCGTCCTCAAGAGCCTGCACGACCTACTCCGCGAGTCGCGCAAAGGTATCATCGATCGCTACATCGAGATCGCCGGGCGGGTAACCGCGCTCTACGTCGGCACCGTGGCGGTCGAGATGATCATGCAAGGCATCCGCTCCTGGGCCGCGCAGTTCTAG